Proteins from a genomic interval of Cyclopterus lumpus isolate fCycLum1 chromosome 18, fCycLum1.pri, whole genome shotgun sequence:
- the cskmt gene encoding citrate synthase-lysine N-methyltransferase CSKMT, mitochondrial — protein MSSLTKSLSWSAGRIAAACAVRRHSSLTAELIENMDKKATWDRFYTENSSRTSTFKNFEWFFGFDAVRDFIIPLLQSKPHPDGLLQVLDMGCGTSALGPCIYRHSPLPVRVTCADISPIAVRLMQEQVQTKALRAHSFSSQLEFVELDCTQLHTRYGCRSVDLIVDKGTTDALLRSKEGKRKASLVLQQCLKVLRSSGSLLQFSDEDPDARLLWLETEAQEPGVMAADVGVQEVGELRGMTYYCYQVTPRSIV, from the exons ATGTCTTCGCTCACTAAGTCGCTGAGCTGGTCAGCTGGGAGAATAGCTGCAGCCTGTGCAGTGCGGCGGCACTCCTCTTTGACAG CTGAGCTGATTGAAAACATGGATAAGAAAGCAACCTGGGACCGCTTCTACACTGAGAACAGCAGCAGAACAAGCACCTTCAAAAACTTTGAGTGGTTCTTTGGATTCGATGCTGTCCGGGACTTCATTATACCCCTCTTACAGTCCAAGCCCCACCCAGATGGTCTGCTCCAGGTCCTGGATATGGGCTGTGGCACTTCTGCTTTAGGGCCCTGTATTTACAGACACTCTCCTCTCCCGGTCCGGGTCACTTGTGCAGACATTTCCCCCATAGCCGTGCGACTAATGCAGGAACAAGTCCAAACCAAAGCCCTTCGAGCTCACAGTTTTTCCTCTCAGCTGGAGTTCGTAGAGCTGGACTGCACACAGCTCCACACACGCTATGGCTGTCGCAGTGTGGACCTTATAGTGGATAAGGGCACCACAGATGCCTTGTTGAGGTCTAAGGAAGGGAAACGGAAGGCCAGTCTGGTGCTGCAGCAGTGTTTGAAGGTGTTGCGGAGCTCAGGGTCTCTGCTCCAGTTCTCTGATGAAGACCCTGACGCCAGGCTGCTGTGGCTAGAGACTGAGGCACAGGAGCCAGGGGTGATGGCAGCAGATGTTGGGGTGCAGGAGGTTGGGGAGCTACGGGGAATGACTTACTACTGCTACCAAGTTACTCCTCGCTCTATTGTATAG
- the LOC117747754 gene encoding ependymin-like: MMLFVLTCLLAGCLAQRPHPCSSPALLSGGLTVSTQDEKLWAGAKYLYDALGQRVRVMELGTFENKSFTYDALLLYREGAMYEINEHDRTCKKKPLKGHFHPMEIPKDASLAGQIVLGSSSGPGEGLLVNTWTGDLPDKAGKFMSTVTEFGCIPISTVYHTDQYGWVVTTFFDNVLGISDPGQLNPPGFCLDAGMKVEEEEQTDFLRLFLN, encoded by the exons ATGATGCTCTTTGTTTTAACGTGCTTACTGGCAGGTTGCCTGGCTCAGAGGCCTCACCCATGCT CAAGTCCTGCTCTTCTGAGCGGAGGCCTCACTGTG TCCACACAGGATGAAAAGCTGTGGGCTGGCGCCAAATACCTGTACGATGCGCTGGGACAACGGGTCCGGGTCATGGAGCTGGGCACATTCGAGAATAAGTCCTTCACCTATGATGCTCTGCTGCTCTACAGAGAG GGTGCCATGTATGAGATAAACGAACATGACCGCACATGCAAGAAAAAGCCTCTGAAGGGACACTTCCACCCGATGGAAATCCCCAAAGACGCGTCTCTGGCGGGCCAGATTGTTCTGGGCAGCTCGTCTGGACCTGGAGAAGGACTACTGGTCAACACGTGGACGGGAGATCTGCCCGACAAAGCAG GAAAGTTCATGAGCACAGTCACTGAATTCGGTTGTATTCCTATCAGCACCGTGTACCACACTGACCAGTATGGATGGGTGGTGACAAC CTTCTTCGACAACGTGCTTGGGATATCGGACCCCGGTCAGCTCAACCCTCCAGGCTTTTGTCTGGATGCAGGGATGAAggttgaggaagaggagcagacagaCTTCCTCAGATTGTTCCTTAACTAA
- the LOC117747943 gene encoding ependymin-like, whose amino-acid sequence MRAFVLFMCLSVGCLAQRPQPCASPPLLTGSLSVSTQSEKLMAYANYYYDALRRRIRLTEFGSYNNKTFHLDVLLLYREGVMYKMNYKNQTCCKKPLSADFHPLEIPWNASLLGQVVIGSSSGPGQGVLVNTWEGELQMKEGPAKYMSTVTEFGCIPVSTLFHTIRSGWMVTSFFNNVIGLVDPQQLIPPHFCQGAQLEERLDEDPVTFFSLF is encoded by the exons ATGAGAGCGTTCGTCCTGTTCATGTGCCTGTCAGTGGgctgccttgctcagaggcCACAGCCATGCG CATCCCCACCGCTGCTGACTGGAAGCCTAAGTGTG TCCACCCAAAGTGAGAAGTTGATGGCTTACGCCAACTACTACTATGACGCACTGAGGAGGCGCATCCGCCTCACAGAGTTTGGATCCTACAACAATAAGACCTTCCACCTCGATGTACTTTTACTCTACAGAGAG GGTGTCATGTACAAGATGAACTACAAGAACCAAACGTGTTGCAAGAAGCCACTGAGTGCAGACTTCCACCCCCTGGAGATCCCATGGAATGCGTCGCTGCTGGGACAGGTTGTCATAGGCAGCTCCTCTGGTCCAGGACAGGGAGTCCTCGTCAACACCTGGGAGGGAGAGCTGCAAATGAAGGAGGGACCTG CAAAGTACATGAGCACTGTCACAGAGTTTGGATGCATCCCTGTGAGCACTCTGTTTCATACCATAAGAAGTGGATGGATGGTGACCAG CTTCTTCAACAACGTCATTGGACTAGTGGACCCTCAACAGCTCATCCCTCCACATTTCTGTCAGGGTGCCCAGCTGGAAGAAAGGCTTGATGAGGATCCAGTGACtttcttcagtttgttttaa
- the alpk1 gene encoding LOW QUALITY PROTEIN: alpha-protein kinase 1 (The sequence of the model RefSeq protein was modified relative to this genomic sequence to represent the inferred CDS: substituted 1 base at 1 genomic stop codon), with protein sequence MQEQRARQGESVGPRPQPQPQPLFTRMDSQEVEDLLQECLGAVAAAQRFTQPTEAERLSYCRCSDSLCAELASLLQEAMDMKWPFTPEKWQYKTNLSDLVSKHLSQLLALLKASIVAQEACTVLAAVFLVDRFLYXTDESSWLLKITKLLHRRHPSVPVAPELSWIIITIIFPPGKLQKAEYILSSLINNSRATGCWAYHCECDRALVQAVSVQVRGMILQKLGLWLEAAKLIWASMVGYYALPQPDQKGIGTSFGIVANILVSMNDEDLHAFRTNPDIDLSLLGDRSHRLLSAAQAAKMAVVYSQYTSLYVLTNVATPWSAQPLNGSLSSCRLERHFQSAAHQSRGRAGHQQAGPPHLPEGCLFSHCGSQMARHSSGGCGAGNSSLPKSFSKLL encoded by the exons ATGCAGGAACAGAGGGCAAGACAGGGGGAATCCGTTGGTCCCAGGCCACAGCCACAGCCACAGCCTCTGTTTACCAGAATGGACAGccaggaggtggaggatttaCTGCAGGAGTGCCTCGGAGCAGTGGCAGCAGCTCAACGGTTCACCCAGCCCACTGAGGCAGAGAGGCTGAGCTACTGTAGATGCAG TGACTCGCTCTGTGCAGAACTGGCCTCTCTCCTGCAGGAGGCAATGGACATGAAGTGGCCCTTTACGCCGGAGAAGTGGCAGTACAAGACCAACCTCAGTGACCTTGTCAGCAAGCACCTGTCCCAGCTCCT GGCCCTTCTAAAGGCTTCCATCGTGGCTCAGGAGGCATGCACAGTGTTGGCGGCGGTCTTCTTAGTCGACCGCTTCCTCTACTAGACAGACGAGTCCAGCTGGCTGTTGAAGATCACCAAGCTGCTCCACAGAAGGCACCCTAGCGTTCCTGTGGCCCCCGAGCTG AGCTGGATAATCATTACAATCATCTTCCCTCCAGGCAAACTGCAGAAGGCAGAATACATTCTGAGCAGTCTGATTAACAACAGCAGAGCCACCG GATGTTGGGCGTACCACTGTGAATGTGACAGGGCTCTTGTGCAGGCCGTTAGTGTTCAAGTACGTGGGATGATTTTGCAAAAGCTCG GCTTGTGGCTTGAGGCTGCAAAGCTAATCTGGGCCTCTATGGTTGGCTACTACGCACTTCCACAACCTGATCAAAAA GGCATTGGTACCTCTTTTGGCATAGTGGCTAACATATTGGTGTCTATGAATGATGAGGACCTCCATGCCTTTAGGACTAATCCAGATATTGATTTG TCTTTACTTGGTGACCGGAGTCAtcgtctcctctctgctgcacaGGCAGCTAAAATGGCGGTGGTGTACAGCCAGTACACTTCCCTCTATGTGTTGACCAATGTG GCAACTCCGTGGAGTGCCCAGCCTCTCAACGGCAGTCTTTCCTCCTGCAGGCTAGAGAGGCATTTTCAATCGGCTGCTCACCAAAGCAGAGGGCGAGCTGGTCACCAGCAAGCAGGACCTCCACACCTTCCTGAAGGCTGCCTATTCTCTCACTGTGGCTCACAAATGGCTCGGCACTCCTCCGGAGGTTGTGGCGCAGGCAACTCAAGCTTGCCAAAGAGCTTTAGCAAACTTCTATGA